One Hevea brasiliensis isolate MT/VB/25A 57/8 unplaced genomic scaffold, ASM3005281v1 Scaf486, whole genome shotgun sequence DNA segment encodes these proteins:
- the LOC110640261 gene encoding phosphatidylinositol N-acetylglucosaminyltransferase subunit P-like, whose translation MEDHYYVSSPRRILIFSERRRATLYFQDPDDKASGVGASGDHGLKTSKIYGFVGSITTIVATVIFLVWAYIPELCLHSIGVFYYPNGYWALTIPTYATVTVVLAFALYFGLKFLSTPPPTSLSSIFDEFSREPADSDPLTKQVDQPIEPISDIGSNKINVLMLNNIK comes from the exons ATGGAAGATCACTATTATGTTAGTAGTCCTAGAAGAATCCTAATTTTTTCAGAGAGGAGAAGGGCAACTTTATACTTTCAAGACCCTGATGACAAAGCATCCGGCGTCGGAGCGTCTGGAGATCATGGACTAAAAACTTCGAAAATTTATGGTTTTGTAGGGTCCATTACAACTATTGTGGCTACAG TTATTTTCTTGGTATGGGCATACATTCCTGAACTTTGTTTGCACTCAATTGGGGTCTTTTACTATCCCAATGG GTACTGGGCATTGACCATTCCAACTTATGCCACAGTTACAGTGGTACTAGCATTTGCATTATactttggcctcaagttcttgtCAACCCCTCCCCCAACTTCCTTGTCCTCAATTTTTG ATGAATTCAGCAGGGAACCTGCAGACTCTGATCCTTTGACTAAGCAAGTTGATCAGCCCATTGAACCCATATCTGATATTGGTAGTAATAAAATAAACGTTCTCATGTTAAACAATATAAAATGA